The sequence GGAGGTATCGCAGGCGTGTTTTGTTGGTTCGGTTTGGTCATGCTCATGTGGCGACGCTTTACTGATGACCGTATCTCAAACACCTCATCGTTCTCAGACAAGCTGGTACTGGTGCTGTTATTTATCCAGCTGAACTTAGGTCTGCTGTCCATCTTTACGTCAGTGAAGCATTTAGATGGCTATACCATGATGAATTTGGCAGGCTGGGCACAGGACATCACAATCTTAAGACCTTTGCAGGCAGCGGCGCGCATTGAGCAAACTGACTTAATTTATCAGCTGCATATGGCGCTCGGCATCACCCTGATTGCGATATTTCCGTTTACACGGCTTATTCATATCATTAGTGCGCCAATTTGGTATTTCGGGCGTCGCTATCAAATTGTCAGACAAAAGAACTCTCAGTAAGGCTGTAGAGCAGTATCTAAATGGAACGGCATTTTTAACCCTATCCTCACCTAGATACTGCTCTTTACCCTACCTTTAACGATAAATCAACACGCCCTATATTTTAGAATTTCTATTACCAGAATCCTTAGTGGAGCAAAGCCATGACTGTCAGTACCTACAATCCAGCCGACCATGCGACCAACCAAAACGCTCATGTGCACAGTGGTAATCATCACAGCCATGATAATGACAATCACAGTCACAGTCACAGTCACAGTCATGCCGATCACACCTCTACTGGTCGCGGTGATGATATTCTTAGAGTAATGCCAACCTTGTCTGATTTGCAAAAACCGCATTCTGACCAAGAGTTCATCGAAAAAGCGATGGCGGAAGAGCGCAGCAACCATAAAAACCTGATTGCCTCTAGCCGTGATGAGCTGCCTTCAGTGACGGTCAATGGGGTGATGATAGATAGAACCAATATCGCTCAAGAGCTGCAATATCATCCAGCAGAAAACAAAGAAGACGCCGTCTTTTTAGCGACACAAGCGCTGGTCGTGCGCGAATTACTGAGATTGGCAGTTTTAGATGAGCCAAGCCTTGGTGAAGCGGCATGGGAAAACGACGAAGAGCAAGCCATTTCTACTTTAATAGACAAAAACGTTCAAGCAACGATGCCAGATATGGCAACTTGTGAGCGCTATTATAAGCAGAATATGACTGACTTTAAGACTGATCCCATTATGACCGTACGCCATATTTTATTGGCATGCCCGCCTGAAGATGGCGATGAGCGCCTAAAGCTCAAAAAGACCGCGTACGAGTTTATCGAGCAAATCAAAAATAACGCCAATCCTGATGCCGAGTTTATCCAGTTAGCACGCCAACATTCGGCTTGCCCTTCAAAAGAGCAAGGTGGCAAACTGGGTGTGATTAGCAAAGGTCAAACCGTACCAGAATTTGAAGGTGTATTATTTAAGCTCGATAAAGGACTTGCGCCAAGCCCTATCGAAAGCCGTTACGGTTTTCACATCGTTGAGGTGCTCAATAAAGAACTTGGGATACAGATGACTTATGAGCAAGTCAGTCCTGCAATCCATAATAAATTGAGCCAACAAGCCTTTCACCAATCATTATGCGATTACTTGTTTACCTTAGCGCATGAGGCTGATATCCAAGGTATCGAGATGACGCTTGAGCAAGAGAATATATTCCGCGGCTAAGCAGTCCGCTGTCGGTCACTTAATTCTTATGTTATAAAGTAGCTGCTATGGTATAAAGGTTCTTGTGATACAACACACTTTTTATGCTATGTGTCGTTCAATATCAATAACACAGTTCAATATTAATAAAATGAGTAGACGTTTATGATTACGGTTGCAGGACTTATCTCTGAAATACAGCAGCGCATAGAAACTTATAATACTAACGACTATCCGCTATATAAAAGAGTGGTCGCGTGCTACGACTTATTAGACAGCCGTCATCATATATTGGCAGAAGATATCGTCTCGCCTTTTGCTATACCAAGACAAAATCTATCGGCGATGGATGGTTATGCGATCGCTAAAGACAGTCTACTCTCAGCAGACAGCACGATTGATATCGTGGGTGAATCACAAGCGGGCAGTCCTTATAGTGGCGACATTTCAGCAGGACAAGGGGTGCGTATTTTTACCGGTGCGGTCGTTCCTGACAGCTGCGATACGGTCATCATGCAAGAAAATACCAACTTTACCGCCATAAAAGATAGCATTGATAAATCGCAGCCCTATGCCATTACTCTCAGTCAAGACGCTAAGCATGATGACAATATCCGTAAACAAGGCGAAGAGATTGAAGCTGGCGAAGCAGTTTTGTTAAAGGGTAAGCGCCTAAATCCTGCTGATATTAGCTTACTGGCTAATTTGGGTTTTGGTCAAGTGACGGTATATCAGCCTTTAACCGTTGGTGTACTCGCAACAGGTGATGAGCTAGTTGCGATTGGCAATGAGCTGACCAGTTTGGCGCAAATCTATAACTCTAATACCCCCACTTTAAAAAGCTTACTCGCTGATTTACCCATTACTATTCGTGATTATGGCATTATCCCAGATGATTTAGATAAAACCATCGCCGCCGTAACCCAAGCCATGCAAGAGTGCGACGTCCTTATCTCCACGGCTGGGGTATCGGTTGGCGACTATGATTTTTTAACCACTGTCATTGGGCAGCTTGGACAGATTAACCACTATAAAGTTGCGATGAAACCCGGTAAGCCATTTGTCTTTGGCGAGCTGACTAAAGATCTTGCCAAGCCCGTGCTATATTTTGGCTTGCCCGGCAATCCCTTATCGACCATCGTTGGTAGCCTACAATTTGTCATTCCAGCCTTGTGGCAGATGGCAGGCGCTGCGCCACAAGAGCGACCCATACAATTGAGTCTCACTGCAACGCTTAAAAATGATGTCAAAAAATCAGCGGGACGGATGGATTTTCAAAGAGGTATATTGTCCCAAAACGAACTTGGCGATTTCCAAGTTGAAAGCTTTACCAAGCAACAATCACACCGTATCAAACAACTAAGCCACGCCAACTGCTTCATTGTACTAGCACAAGATTCTGGCAATGTAGCCGCTGGTGAAACCGTAAAAGTGCAACCTTTCCCTTGGTTGCATTACTAAATAATCGCTAAACAACAGCTAAATAATTGAATCATTAATAACAGTATAGCTAAAAAGATTCATGGCTAATCAAGGGTGTAAAGCGTTACACAGTTAATCATTCTTTATACTATTGATTAGCCATGAATCATGAGAAACTGCTTGGGGCGTATGTTGATTTTAAAAATCATAACCAAGTAGCATCTACTACTTTAGTGGTAGTTTTTGGGTCACTTACGGTGAATGGTTATTTGCTAGCAAGCTGTCATAATCGTGTTTAAATAGAACTTCCCACTCACAACCTGAGGCAACGCCTAAAAGTACACACTATACTTAATATTAATGGTAATCATCTATGAACCATCTTGCCCCTACCCTAGGTAATGCGCAATTGTATTCGCCTGCCGCTGCACCCGTTATTTTTGATGGTGACTCATCATCGAACGTTGCAACAAAAGCTGCTAGCACGTCGACGTATTTTCCGGTCACGCTCTCTCAACCATTAACCGATGGTTTCGCACGACGTCTCACCTATTTGCGTCTGTCGATTACTGATTTCTGTAATTTTCGCTGTGAATATTGCCTGCCAGATGGCTATCAAGGCAAACCACCACAAAACGAGCTTAGCGTTACTGAAATTGCTACCTTAGTCCGCGGATTTGCCGAAGTTGGTACTAAAAAAGTCAGAATTACGGGCGGTGAACCCTCTATACGCCGTGATGTGGTCGATATTATTAAAACCATCAAAAACACTGAAGGCATTGAAACCGTCGCCATGACCAGTAATGGTTATAAACTTGGTAAGCACTTAGCCAGATGGCAAGCGGCTGGACTGAATCAGCTTAATATCAGTATGGACAGCTTTGATGCCGCAACCTTCCATAAAATGACTGGCTTTGATATGTTGCCGCAGCTCTTGGCGGACATGGATACTTTGCTTGCGACCACAGATATTAAGCTAAAAATAAATAGTATTTTAATGGCTGAGACTGCTTTTGAAAATTTGATGAATGCTATCGACTATGTTAAAAACAGAGCGGTCACTTATCGCTTTATTGAATTTATGCAGACCAGTGATAATAGCGATTTATTTTTTGCGCAGCATGCACAGTCCGATATTATTACCAATTATTTATTAAAAAATGGCTGGCAAACTCATATACGTGGCAGCAACGATGGGCCAGCCATAGAATATAGCCATCCAGATTCTCAAGGGCGTATCGGACTAATTGCTCCTTATGCCGCTCATTTTTGTGACAGCTGCAATCGCCTGCGGGTCAGTAGCCAAGGCAAGGTGCATTTGTGCTTATTTGACCAAGGTAACTACGATATTCGTCAGCATCTGGAACAAGATGATGTCGCAGGACTTGTTAATACCCTGCATAGCTTTATGCCAATCAAACCTGAACATCATTATCTTCACGAATCAAACAGCGGCATGATGAATAATTTGTCGATGATTGGTGGGTAAAATCAATAATGTATCAATAATAAAAACTTCTATTTCCATAACAAGCGTATTTATTAAGGATTATTCATGAGTAAGCTGCAAGCACCCTTTACCCCGCTTAATATCGCCATCTTAACGGTTTCTGATAGTCGTACTCTTGCAGAAGATACCTCAGGGCAGTATTTGGTTGACCAACTGACCACAGCAGGTCATCAGCTGGCTGATCGTCAGCTGATTATTGATGATATTTATAAAATCAGAGCCGTCATCAGCGGTTGGATTGCCGACCCAGATGTGCACGCTATTATCACCACGGGCGGTACTGGCTTTTATATCCGCGACAGCATGCCAGAAGCGGTCGGCGTATTATTTGATAAATCGGTCGATGGTTTTGGTGAGATGTTCCGCTTAATCTCAAAAGACGATATCGGCATGTCGACGATTCAATCTCGCGCCGTCGCTGGCATGGCAAATGGCACGGGCATTTTTTGCTTACCCGGCTCATCAGGCGCTTGCCGCACTGCTTGGGAAGGTATCTTACAAGAGCAGCTTGATAGCCGCACACGCCCCTGTAATTTTGTCCCACACTTTATGCGCACCAATCCAGGTCACGATTAATTCATGCTTGAAGTTGTGGGTAGCTTAATCGAAGTAGATAGATTCAATCATTTAGCAGGTATCGTTATTTTGGCGGGCGGCGCATCCAAACGTATGGGATCGCCAAAAGCTGAGTTGATACTACCGACAGGTGAGCGTTTGCTTGATTATCATGTCAGACAGGCACTTGAATTGAGTGCTGCGATGATAAGCAATATATCTATTATGATTGCCGATAATGGGCGTAACTTTACAGTCAATCACGATTTGATCGAAAAAAACCCGCAGTCATCAATTTCTTATATTACTGATTATCTATCTGCTAACGATCTTTCTAACAAGATTCTGTCAAGCAATGATGATAAACCGATTGAAACCGGCGGCGCGTTGGTAGCGATTGAAGCAGCGCTGCAATCTGTGACAAGCTCAATAGAATTAACGACAGACACAAGCCCACATATATCTTGGTTAATGGTTATCAGCTGTGACAGCTTAATTCCTGTCACTGATTTATGGCAAAAACTGCAACCTTATATCACGAAAAATCCTGATAAAACTGTGATTTGCCTAACCGATGAACATCACCTATACCCCTTGTTAGGTTTATATCGTTTAAGTATTGAGCCTGATTTAAAGCGTTATATTGACGATGAGCAACGGCAAGTGATGAAGTTTATTCAGCCGATTGTGCAGCCCGTCCCTTTTGCAAAAAACTGGCAGTATTTGACCAATTTTAATACGCCTAAAGATTTTGCACGTGCTTGTTTAGCTTTAAATGACTTATAAACTAAACGACTTATAAAAAGGTTTATTGAGAGAAGCTGACCATCTGATAAAAACTGGCCATTTAAGAGAAATGAAAAATGAATAGCGACCAAGTGAACAACAATAATAAAAACAATCAATCTGGCTTATCCCATTTAGACAGCGACGGTGATATTACCATGGTCGATGTGAGTGGCAAAACGGCTAGCACCAGAGAAGCTTGTGCTCTCGGACAAGTGGTTTTTCCTGCAGACATTTATACGCAAATCAAAGCCGCTGACGGCATGACCAAAAAAGGTAGCATCACTCAGACTGCTCATATTGCCGGTATCATGGCAGCCAAACGCACCCACGACTTGATTCCACTTTGCCATCCTTTGCCCTTAGATAAAATTAGCTTAAGCTTTGCATACGATGATGACCAAAACAGTATCACTGTGACTGCCACGGTTAAAGTTACTCATAAAACGGGGGTAGAAATGGAAGCATTAACCGCCGTCAGTGTCGCTTGCTTGACCATTTATGACATGACCAAAGCCATCTCGCATGACATTGTGATTGATAATATTCATTTAATGAAAAAAACCGGCGGTAAGTCCGATTATCAACATGCCTGAAAGTAATTTGAAAACTATAAAATTAAACTGTTAATAAGCAGTTCAGAAATAAGGGAGATTGCTATGAGCACTTTAATAGAAAGCAATACAAATTCTAAGTTAGACACCACGATGAATATTAACGTCTTATATTTCGCTAGCTTAGCTGATGAAGCCAATTGTCATGAAGAAACAGTCACTGTGCCACAGTCAACTTCATTGACCGAACTGTATGAACAGCTGAGCCAAAAGCATCGCTTTAGTCGTCCGCAGTCAGAGCTACGCGTGGCGGTCAATGACTATTTTGCAAAGTGGACAGATGAGATTTATGAGGGTGATAGTGTGGTTTTTATCACCCCAGTGGCTGGTGGTTAAAACCACACTATCATTTGTATCACTAAGAATCTTAAAAATAATAAGAGAAAATGGTTATGACAGACAATGTACACGGTCAATCGATGAGCATTAAACGTACCATTGATGAGGCGTACCTCATCGCTGAACGTGATGGTTTTGCGCTGTTAGATACCGATATTGATGAAGGTCGTCTTAAAAGCACCCTTGATGATGACAGTTGCGGCGCGTTTGTCTGCTTTGAAGGACGGGTACGCAATTATAATAATGCCAGTAGCGTCAATCGTTTGACTTATTATGGCTACGAAGATCTTGCCATCAATCAAGGTCGCGCCATTATTGAAGAAGCCAAAAAGCGCTTTGAGATTACCCATGCCATTGCCATCCATCGTATCGGTGCATTAGAAATTGGTGATGTCGCTATTTGGGTTGGCGTGGTTTCCGCCCATCGCTATCCTGCCTTTGATGCTTGTCGCTGGATATTGGATACTATTAAAGCCGACATTCCAGTTTGGAAGCAAGAATATTACCAAGATGATTCCTCTAAATGGCTTAGTAATAATGGGTAATAATGACTACTCAAAGCGATAGCTAACCTTTAGCAATAACAGTGAACGACACTGGCGAGCAATAATAAGAAGGCTTCATAATAATGATTAAAATAATAACAATATCAGCTTGCTTAGCATTAACGCTCACCGCTTGTAGCAAAGAGCAAACCACTCAGCCAGTCCAATCAGATGTCGACAACACCACTGAGCAAAGTCAAACACTGCGCATCGCAGCGGCTGCCAACTTATCAGATGTATTGCCTGAGATTATTGCGGGTTATAAAATGGATAAGAACTTGCCTGCACAAGCGATTGACGTGACTTATGCCTCTTCAGGTAAATTATATGCGCAGATTACCTCTGGCGCACCTTACGATATATTTTTATCCGCCAATCAAGAATTCCCTGCCAAACTTGCCAAAGAAAAACTAGATAACGCAAAATCTGCTGACGAAGCAACCCACGAGCCCTTTACTTATACCCAAGGTCAGCTGGCACTTTATAGTGTTAACAAGTCCCTTAAAGGACTCAACCCTACTACCTTAAATGCATTATTGATGTCTGAATCTGATAGCAAAATCACCATTGCCAATCCAGAACTCGCCCCTTATGGTAAGTCGGCGCAAGCGTACCTGCAATCACAAAACATCTTTGACACTCTCACTGAGCAAAGTCGCATTATTCAAGCTGAAAATATCGGGCAAGCGTTTCAATATGCGCACACTGGTAATGTCGATTA is a genomic window of Psychrobacter cibarius containing:
- the moaC gene encoding cyclic pyranopterin monophosphate synthase MoaC; amino-acid sequence: MNSDQVNNNNKNNQSGLSHLDSDGDITMVDVSGKTASTREACALGQVVFPADIYTQIKAADGMTKKGSITQTAHIAGIMAAKRTHDLIPLCHPLPLDKISLSFAYDDDQNSITVTATVKVTHKTGVEMEALTAVSVACLTIYDMTKAISHDIVIDNIHLMKKTGGKSDYQHA
- the moaB gene encoding molybdenum cofactor biosynthesis protein B; this translates as MSKLQAPFTPLNIAILTVSDSRTLAEDTSGQYLVDQLTTAGHQLADRQLIIDDIYKIRAVISGWIADPDVHAIITTGGTGFYIRDSMPEAVGVLFDKSVDGFGEMFRLISKDDIGMSTIQSRAVAGMANGTGIFCLPGSSGACRTAWEGILQEQLDSRTRPCNFVPHFMRTNPGHD
- the modA gene encoding molybdate ABC transporter substrate-binding protein, with the protein product MIKIITISACLALTLTACSKEQTTQPVQSDVDNTTEQSQTLRIAAAANLSDVLPEIIAGYKMDKNLPAQAIDVTYASSGKLYAQITSGAPYDIFLSANQEFPAKLAKEKLDNAKSADEATHEPFTYTQGQLALYSVNKSLKGLNPTTLNALLMSESDSKITIANPELAPYGKSAQAYLQSQNIFDTLTEQSRIIQAENIGQAFQYAHTGNVDYGFVAQSQLTAIKAMPEQFYTLAPDAYPPILQDGLVISDTTAATDFSNYLRSPAGQQYFSDAGYLAIE
- a CDS encoding MoaD/ThiS family protein; its protein translation is MSTLIESNTNSKLDTTMNINVLYFASLADEANCHEETVTVPQSTSLTELYEQLSQKHRFSRPQSELRVAVNDYFAKWTDEIYEGDSVVFITPVAGG
- a CDS encoding peptidylprolyl isomerase is translated as MTVSTYNPADHATNQNAHVHSGNHHSHDNDNHSHSHSHSHADHTSTGRGDDILRVMPTLSDLQKPHSDQEFIEKAMAEERSNHKNLIASSRDELPSVTVNGVMIDRTNIAQELQYHPAENKEDAVFLATQALVVRELLRLAVLDEPSLGEAAWENDEEQAISTLIDKNVQATMPDMATCERYYKQNMTDFKTDPIMTVRHILLACPPEDGDERLKLKKTAYEFIEQIKNNANPDAEFIQLARQHSACPSKEQGGKLGVISKGQTVPEFEGVLFKLDKGLAPSPIESRYGFHIVEVLNKELGIQMTYEQVSPAIHNKLSQQAFHQSLCDYLFTLAHEADIQGIEMTLEQENIFRG
- a CDS encoding molybdopterin molybdotransferase MoeA; this encodes MITVAGLISEIQQRIETYNTNDYPLYKRVVACYDLLDSRHHILAEDIVSPFAIPRQNLSAMDGYAIAKDSLLSADSTIDIVGESQAGSPYSGDISAGQGVRIFTGAVVPDSCDTVIMQENTNFTAIKDSIDKSQPYAITLSQDAKHDDNIRKQGEEIEAGEAVLLKGKRLNPADISLLANLGFGQVTVYQPLTVGVLATGDELVAIGNELTSLAQIYNSNTPTLKSLLADLPITIRDYGIIPDDLDKTIAAVTQAMQECDVLISTAGVSVGDYDFLTTVIGQLGQINHYKVAMKPGKPFVFGELTKDLAKPVLYFGLPGNPLSTIVGSLQFVIPALWQMAGAAPQERPIQLSLTATLKNDVKKSAGRMDFQRGILSQNELGDFQVESFTKQQSHRIKQLSHANCFIVLAQDSGNVAAGETVKVQPFPWLHY
- a CDS encoding NTP transferase domain-containing protein; its protein translation is MLEVVGSLIEVDRFNHLAGIVILAGGASKRMGSPKAELILPTGERLLDYHVRQALELSAAMISNISIMIADNGRNFTVNHDLIEKNPQSSISYITDYLSANDLSNKILSSNDDKPIETGGALVAIEAALQSVTSSIELTTDTSPHISWLMVISCDSLIPVTDLWQKLQPYITKNPDKTVICLTDEHHLYPLLGLYRLSIEPDLKRYIDDEQRQVMKFIQPIVQPVPFAKNWQYLTNFNTPKDFARACLALNDL
- a CDS encoding molybdenum cofactor biosynthesis protein MoaE; translated protein: MTDNVHGQSMSIKRTIDEAYLIAERDGFALLDTDIDEGRLKSTLDDDSCGAFVCFEGRVRNYNNASSVNRLTYYGYEDLAINQGRAIIEEAKKRFEITHAIAIHRIGALEIGDVAIWVGVVSAHRYPAFDACRWILDTIKADIPVWKQEYYQDDSSKWLSNNG
- the moaA gene encoding GTP 3',8-cyclase MoaA; translated protein: MNHLAPTLGNAQLYSPAAAPVIFDGDSSSNVATKAASTSTYFPVTLSQPLTDGFARRLTYLRLSITDFCNFRCEYCLPDGYQGKPPQNELSVTEIATLVRGFAEVGTKKVRITGGEPSIRRDVVDIIKTIKNTEGIETVAMTSNGYKLGKHLARWQAAGLNQLNISMDSFDAATFHKMTGFDMLPQLLADMDTLLATTDIKLKINSILMAETAFENLMNAIDYVKNRAVTYRFIEFMQTSDNSDLFFAQHAQSDIITNYLLKNGWQTHIRGSNDGPAIEYSHPDSQGRIGLIAPYAAHFCDSCNRLRVSSQGKVHLCLFDQGNYDIRQHLEQDDVAGLVNTLHSFMPIKPEHHYLHESNSGMMNNLSMIGG
- the narI gene encoding respiratory nitrate reductase subunit gamma; the encoded protein is MNIADPSVQSLANLNWLQIFLFGVYPYVALTIAIIGTWVRFDLSQYSWKTGSTQMLRSKNMRLASNLFHVGIIVVLLGHLFGMLTPHFLYDRFISAGHKQILAVVVGGIAGVFCWFGLVMLMWRRFTDDRISNTSSFSDKLVLVLLFIQLNLGLLSIFTSVKHLDGYTMMNLAGWAQDITILRPLQAAARIEQTDLIYQLHMALGITLIAIFPFTRLIHIISAPIWYFGRRYQIVRQKNSQ